The Corallococcus soli sequence CGCGGGCTCCAGAGCTGGGCCCTGTTCCGCGCCGGAGAGGTGAGCGGCAAGGGCTTCCACGCCACGGAGGGCCTCACGCAGGAGCTGTCCGTGGACCTGCCCGCGCCCAAGCTGGGCATGGCCACGCCCTGATTCGAGGGGCCGCCTCTCCCCGGGTGGAAGTCCTACGCTTCCGCCCGGGCCTGATTCACTGACGGTCAGCAGTGGTCCGGCTTTTGGAGGTCCTGTGCGTTTGGTCGCAGTTGTCTCGTTGTTGTTGTTCGCGGGGGGATGTGCGACCGCTCGCGTCGTCCACCTTGATGCTGGAGACGGCAGGCAGGTGCTCCACGAGTCGGTGGAGGTTGATCCAGTTCAGGTGGGCGAGGACGAGTTCAAATTGGCCCTCACACAGCTCATCCTCGACCTGCGCATGGACGTTGCCTTCCACGAGATGGATGCAGCGGACGCACGGGGATGGGCCCGGTCCAGGACGCTGCTTGCATCGTCGAAGGGCCTCGCGGATTCGGGAGCGGATGCTACCCCCGAGTCGTTGTACGCACGCATCTGCCCCGATCCAAATGACTGCCTGAGCCTGATGGGCGGGGCGGGGCTGGCGTTCTCTCGGAGGGACCGGACGCTCACGGCGCTGTCCTTCGCGCTCGATACTGTGTGGGGGAGTGTCGAGGCGGAGGTCGGGAAGCTGCTGAACCCGGTTGTGCTGAAGGCCATGTTGACGTCGGCGGCACTGACCGTGCTTCTCACGATGGCCATTCCAGAGCCGATCACCAAAGTCCTCGCGATAGCCCTGACGGCCGCGATGGTGGCGTACCTCGGTGTCGTGCCAGTCTGGGAAATAGGTCGCGGCTTCGTGAGACTCTGGGACGACGCAGAGAAGGCCACCAGTGTCATCGAGTTGCAGGACATAGGGCATCGGTTCGGCAAGACGCTTGGCACAAACGGCACGCGCGTCCTGGTGCTGCTCGTCACGACGGCCTTGGGCGGAAAAAGCGCGATGGCAGCCCGGGGACCCAAGCTCCCTGGCTTCTCCCAGGCCGCCCTTCGCGTACAGGCGGAAGCGGGATTCCAGCTTGGGACGGCACTGAATGGCGGCGTGACTTCCATCGCGATGCCCGCTGCGGGTGTGCTGAACGTGGCGCTGGCTCCAGGGGCTACCGCTGCCGTGGCGATGTACTCGAACGGTATTCCGGGCGATGCCGAAGGGCCAATTCACCACATCTGCACGAACAAGAACCTGATTTCGGCTGTTACAGGTGGCCCGTGGACACCGAGATGCGAGGATGTCTTCAAGAAAGCCGGGATGACACTCGAAAGCGCTTCAAACAAGGTGAGGCTCAATGGTCATGAAGGACCGCACCCTGAGAAATATCACAACGCAGTGGTGGTTCGTCTTGAGCGTGCGGTCGCGCGATGTCGCACGACGGAGAGCTGTCGGGCCAGTTTGAGCGAGGAGCTTGCAAAGATTGCCAACGAGCTTCTGACGCCGGGCTCCCCGTTGCGGAGTCTCATCGTGAAGATGGAGGGGTGAGGTGGCGCGTGACTTCTACTGGGTAGGTATTGCTGACGTGCCACAGTGGGTGGTCAGGACTCCTGCGCCTGCGGGCGGTGGCTTGTTCAAGGAGCCTTGGATGTTCGCGGAGGGGCGTGTGCTTCCAGATCCTGGACCCATGGAGGCGCAGATTTCACATCCTGGTGTGAAATGCGCATTTGTTTTGTCTGGGATAGAGCAAGCCCCCATCGTCAACGCAGCCGTCGCGAACGTCTTCAGAACCCTGGCTCCCGACGATGTGCAGCTTCTTCCAGTGTCGATTGAGCGAGAGTCCGAGTCCTACTTCGTCGTCAATGCCATCAGGTTGATGGATTGCATCGACGAAGCGCGATGCCAGGAGGTACAGCACTACCCCGAGAACTCCTTTCCTGAATACGAGGGAGAGTACCGCTGGATCTATGGCCTGCGAATCGACCCCTTGAGGACCGAGGGGGCTCGGGTCTTTCGGCTGACGAAGTTCAAGACCGCGTTCGTCGTGTCGGACGACGTCAAGGAAGCCCTCGAAAGAGCCGGGAACCTGGGCGTGTCGTTCGAGCAGGTGACGGCGCCCACTGGAAGATGAACTGAGCAGCGAGGCCGGCAAGGCACTTGAGCATCCGCATGGCCGGGGCAAGGCGGATTGCCCCAGGAGCCGCCTGACCCACTTCCGAGTGTTGTTCCAACGGTTCCAGCCAATGGGCCCGAACGCCACTTCCTGCTGACTCCGACCGCGCCGAGGGTACAGAGCCCGTCTGGGATGCGTGCTTCGACAGCGACCAGGCCCCTCTACGCGGTGGCGGCGGTGGCCACGGGCTTCTTGCGCAGGAAGAGCGCGAAGATGATCACGACGACGCTGATGCCCGCGAAGGTGATGAGCCCGTCCGCGGCGATGGTCGCGCGCGTGCCGATGCCCCGGAACTCCGACGCGTGGCCATCCAGCGCGGTGGTGTAGCTGATGGCGAAGTTGGAGGCCGCGACGAACAGCGAGTACTTCGTCGTCACCGCCGCGCCCTCGTTCACCATCTCCAGCACCATGCCGGCGAAGGCCGCGAAGCCCGCGCCGTTCGCGAAGCTGTACGCGAGCGTGCCCCAGATGTACGTGGTCGGCGTCATGGGCGCCGCCGCCATCGCGAAGGCGCACAGGGCCGTGGCCGCTCCCATCAGCGCGTACGCGAGCTTGCGGTTCATCCGGTCCGACAACCAGCCGCCCAGCAGCGACCCCAGGGCCCCGCCAAGGCCCATGCCCAGGCCGTTCACCAGCTCCACCGTGTGCTCCGGCACCTGGTACGCGCCCGCCATCGCGCTGAACAGGTTGGTGAGCGCGCCGCAGGCCACCGGCGCCAGGCACAGCACCAGCATGATGATGCCGTCGCGGCTGAAGGCCGTCTTCGCCAGGTCCACCACGATGCCCTTCACCCGCTCCCACGCGGCCTTGAACAACGGCCCCGCGGCCACCGTGGAGGGGTCATTCCGTTCGGTGATCCAGAAGATGCCCGCGCCGCTCGCCAGCACCAGCGTGGCCAGCACCGTGCCCGCCACCGGCCGGGAGAACCGGCTGGCGAGGAAGATGGCCAGCGCGCCCAGCAGGCAGGTGGAGCCCACGTTGCCCGCCATCTGCCAGCCGCCCGTGCGCCCCTTGTCCTCGGGCCTGGACGTCGTGGCCATCAGCCCGTTGAGCGCCGCGTGCGCCGTCGTCGCCGCCGCCTGCAACGCCGTCAGCAGCAGCGTGAGGACGCCCAGGTGCTTCGCCGGCTCCGGCAGCAGCGCGCACGCCAGGATGAGCAGCGCGGTGAGCAGCGTGCTCACGCCGTACCAGACCCGGCGCCAGGGCCCCAGGTCGATGAGCGGCACCCACAAGAGCTTCCACGCGTGCGGCGAGAAGGCCGTGCCCGACAGCACGCCAATCTGCGCCAGCGGCATCCCGTCCTTGGCCAGCCAGTACGGCACCGCCGTCTGCAGGTAGCCCACGGCGGCGCCGAACTGCACCTCCAGCAGGCCGAACAGGGGAGGCCAGGACCAACGCTCTTCGGCGACCGGCGCCGTGGCCGGGAGGGCCGTCTCGGGTTCAATCAAGGGCAACGCTCGGGGGTGGAAACGGGGGAGGGTGGGATTCTAGACAGCTCCACCGTCCAGCAAAGCTCGACGCACCGCGGCGTCGCCGGGGCACGCCGTGTGGGAGGGCGGCCCTGACGGGCGGTCCTGGTCTGCATGGGATGGCAGGACTAGCTTGCCGCCGCTTCCTCCCCCAACCCCGAGGTCCCGATGACGCTGAAGACCCGCCTGCTGGCTGCTTCCGTGGCCAGCGTGTTCGCCGCCGCCCCCGCCGTGGCCAGGCCGCTGGATGGCGCCAGCACCGACGTGATGATCCAGGGCTTCCACTGGAACTCCGCCAACGCCGGTGGCTGGTGGAACACGGTGAAGAACAACGCGGCGACGCTGAAGTCCGCGGGCTTCACCATGGTGTGGCTGCCGCCGCCGTCCGACGCGGCCTCCATCCAGGGCTACCTGCCCCGGCAGCTCAACGTGCTCAACTCCGGCTACGGCACGGAGGCGGAGCTCACCGCCGCGCTGGCCGCGCTCAACGCGCAGGGCGTGAAGCCCATCGCGGACATCGTGGTGAACCACCGCGTGGGCACCGCCAACTGGGCGGACTTCACCAACCCCACCTGGAGCGGCTGCAACGCGGTGGCGAAGGGCGACGAGTGGGCCTCGGCCTGCGGCAACAACGACAGCGGCGAGGGCTACGCGGCCGCCCGCGACCTGGACCACTCGCAGGCCATCGTCCGTGCGGACCTGAAGACGTGGATGAACAGCCGCCTGAAGGGCGTGGGCTTCGCCGGGTGGCGCTTCGACTTCGTGAAGGGCTTCGCCGGCTCCTACGTGAAGGAGTACGTGACGGCCACCACGCCGTACTTCTGCGTGGGCGAGCACTGGCCCACGAACTACTTCGACGCGAACAACCCCGACAACTGGAAGAATCAGATCATCGGCTGGGTGGACCAGACCACCGGCACCTGCGCCGCCTTCGACTTCGCGACGAAGGGCCTGCTCAACGACGTCCTCACCAACAACAACTACGCGCGCCTCAAGGCCAGCGACGGCAAGCCCGCGGGCACCATCGGCTGGTGGCCGTCCCGCTCCGTCACGTTCGTGGACAACCACGACACGGGCCCCAGCGAGACGTGCGGCAACGGGCAGAACCACTGGCCGGTGCCGTGCACCAAGGTGATGCAGGGCTACGCCTACATCCTGACCCACCCGGGCATCCCCACCGTCTACTGGCCGCACTACTTCAACTGGGGCCTGGGCAACGCCATCAAGGACCTGATGACCGTCCGCAAGAACGCGGGCCTCACCTCCGAGTCCCCCGTCACCATCCTGCGCGCGGAGGCGGGCCTCTACGCGGCCACCATCGCCGGCAAGGTGGCGGTGAAGATTGGCGCCACGGCCTGGAACCCCGGCACCGGCTGGACGCTGGCGGCCTCCGGCACGGACTACTCCGTGTGGACCTCGGGCGGCACCACGCCTCCTCCCACCACCGCCAACGTGGAGTTCGTGTGCAACAACGGCACGACGGTGATGGGCCAGAACGTCTACGTCACGGGCAGCATCCCGGAGCTGTCCAGCTGGAGCGGCACGGCCACCAACAAGATCCTCAACCCCACCGCGTACCCCACCTGGCGCGCCACCTACGCCCTGCCCGCGAACACCTCCATCCAGTGGAAGTGCGTGAAGCGTGACGGCGCCGGCAACGTCGTGTGGCAGGGCGGTGGCAACAACACCGTCAACACGCCCGCCGCCGGCGGCAGCATCACCACCACCGCCAGCTTCTAAGACGCCGAGACAGGCGCCCCTGTTGCATGGCTTGCCGGGGGCGCTTGTGTTTCACCTGTTGCTTGAGTTCCCGTCTTCAAGCTGTCACAGGGGCCGCTTCACTCCCCGGGCGGGCCCCCCGCCCCCCTTGAACGAAGGCGGAAGCGATGAAGCGTGGAATGGCAGTGCGTGGCGCGATGCTGTGGATGTCCGCGGTGGGCCTGATGGGGGCCTGCGGTGGCCAGCCGGAGCAGACCCCGGCCCCCGAGGCCGGCGACACGGTGACGACGGCGACGCAGTCGCTGGTGCCGGCCCCGCCCACGCCGTTCGACAGCTACCTCTACATCGCGGGCAACCTCTCCGTGGGCAGCGCGGTGACGGGGAACACCGGCACGTCGGCGAACTACGAGGGCTACACGCTCACCGTCGCGGCGCACACGCAGGTGGCGCTGGAGGTCACGCACCTGGGCACGGGCATGGGGGTGGACACCGGCCTGTACGTGTACGGCCCGAAGACGCAGTACGGCTACGGCTTCATGCCGCGCTACGGGGACGACGACTCCGGTTACGGCGAGCTGAGCAAGCTTCCGCTCGCGACCTTCAATCAGGCGGGCGAGTACCTGGTGGTGGTGGGCTGGAGCAACGGCCTGGCCAAGAACTACCGTCTCCAGGCCTCCTGCGTGGGCGGCGCGTGCGTGCAGAACCCCGCCCCGGCGCCGGCCGGTGCCCAGGTGACGGTGGCGCAGTTCCCGCTGGAGGGGAACCTCCGGGCGCTGCTCAACACGGGCAACGCGTACCGCGAGGACATGTACTCGTTCCTGGACCGGTATGACTTCGCGTGGCCGTACTCGACGCCCGCGTCGCTGGACGCGGCGGCGGCGGCGGTGCTCGCGCGCAGCGAGTACCGGGGCTACCGCAACGACCCGACCCCGGACACGTACACCTATGCGGCGTTCCAGGCGCGGATGTACGGGCAGTTCCAGCCGCTGCACCAGGCCATCCTCGACACCTACGGCGAGGACGGCGCGAACGCGCAGGTGAAGAGCTACTTCCGCGAGTTCAGCACCGGCCCCAACGGCGACAACTGGCGCACGCTCAACGTCATCCTCCTGCCCGCCTCCCGCCACGTCCTCGTGTACGAGCAGACCGCGCACGAAATCTGAAGGCGCGCCCCCGCCCGCTGAAAACGAGACCGCCCTCCTCTCCACGTCGGGAGGGGAGGGCGGTTCGTCGTTTCAGGTGCTGTCAGCTCAGGGCGCGTGCGCCGCCGGCAGGACGTCCGCTTCGCTGGACCGCTTCGCTTCGCCCCGCAGCTTCTGCATCAGCACGTAGAGGCCGGGGATGAAGATGAGGTTGACGATGGTGGACACCAGCATGCCGCCGAACACCGCGGTGCCCAGCGAGTTGCGCGCCGCCGCGCCCGCGCCCGACGCCGTCATCAGGGGCACGACGCCCAGGAGGAACGCGATGGACGTCATCAGGATGGGCCGCAGGCGCACCTCCGCCGCGGTGACGACGGCCTCCAGCGCGCCCTTGCCCTGCTCGCGCAGCTGCTCCGCGAACTCCACGATGAGGATGGCGTTCTTGGAGGACAGGCCCACCAGCATCACCAGGCCCACCTGACAGAACACGTCGTTGGCGAAGCCGCGCGCCACCTGCAACCCCAGCGCGCCCATGATGGCCAGGGGCACGGACAGGATGATGACGAACGGGAGGCTGAAGCTCTCGTACTGCGCCGCCAGCACCAGGAACACGAAGAGGATGCCCAGGCCGAAGATGATCATCGTCTGCCCGCCGGACTCCTTCTGCTCCAGGCTGATGCCCGTCCATTCGGAGGACATGCCCTGCGGCAGCACCTGGCGGGCCACGCTCTCCATGGCCTCCAGCGCCTGGCCGGACGACACGCCGGGGGCGCCCTGGCCGTTGATCTCCACGGAGCGGAACAGGTTGTAGTGCTTGATGACCTGCGCGGAGACGATGGGCTTCACCTTCACCAGCGACTCCAGCGGAATCATGTCCCCGGTGTCGGTGCGCGCGTAGAACGAGCCGATGTCCGACGGGCTGTCGCGGAACTGCTGCTCGGCCTGGACGTAGACGCGGTAGGTGCGGCTGGCGTAGTTGAAGTCGTTGACGTACTGGCTGCCCATGTAGAGCTGCATCACGCCGAAGATCTGCTCGATGGGCACGCCCAGCGCCTTGGCCTTCTGGCGGTCCACCTCCACGTCCAGGATGGGCGTGTTGGCGTTGAACGGCGTGAAGACGCCCCTCAGGCGGCCCTCCTCGTTGCCCTTCTGCACCAGCTCCTGGGTGGCGTTCGCCAGCTCCTCCAGGGAGTGGCTGCCGGCCACGTCCTCCACGATGAACTGGAAGCCGCCCACGCTGCCCACGCCTCGGATGGCGGGGGGCTGGAAGGGGATGACGCGCGCGCTGCCAATCCTGCCCAGCGGCCCGCGCAGCCGCTCCACCAGCGCGGCCACGGACTGGTCCTTGCCCTTGCGCTCCTCCCAGGGCTTGAGCGCGGTGAACACGGTGGCGTAGTTGGACCCGTTGCCGCTGGGGGAGAAGCCGCCAATGGCGAACATGACGTTCACCTCCGGCTGGGCCTTGAGCACGGCCTCCGTCTCCTGGAGCACCTTCTCCGTCTGGGCCAGCGACATGCCCTCCGGGCCCTGCACGGAGATGATGACGTAGCCCTGGTCCTCGTCCGGGATGAAGCCCGTGGGCGCCGCGCGGAAGAGCATCACCGTGGCGCCGATGCACAGCAGGAACGCCACCAGCACCAGCA is a genomic window containing:
- a CDS encoding AHH domain-containing protein; translation: MRLVAVVSLLLFAGGCATARVVHLDAGDGRQVLHESVEVDPVQVGEDEFKLALTQLILDLRMDVAFHEMDAADARGWARSRTLLASSKGLADSGADATPESLYARICPDPNDCLSLMGGAGLAFSRRDRTLTALSFALDTVWGSVEAEVGKLLNPVVLKAMLTSAALTVLLTMAIPEPITKVLAIALTAAMVAYLGVVPVWEIGRGFVRLWDDAEKATSVIELQDIGHRFGKTLGTNGTRVLVLLVTTALGGKSAMAARGPKLPGFSQAALRVQAEAGFQLGTALNGGVTSIAMPAAGVLNVALAPGATAAVAMYSNGIPGDAEGPIHHICTNKNLISAVTGGPWTPRCEDVFKKAGMTLESASNKVRLNGHEGPHPEKYHNAVVVRLERAVARCRTTESCRASLSEELAKIANELLTPGSPLRSLIVKMEG
- a CDS encoding imm11 family protein, encoding MARDFYWVGIADVPQWVVRTPAPAGGGLFKEPWMFAEGRVLPDPGPMEAQISHPGVKCAFVLSGIEQAPIVNAAVANVFRTLAPDDVQLLPVSIERESESYFVVNAIRLMDCIDEARCQEVQHYPENSFPEYEGEYRWIYGLRIDPLRTEGARVFRLTKFKTAFVVSDDVKEALERAGNLGVSFEQVTAPTGR
- a CDS encoding MFS transporter, producing the protein MIEPETALPATAPVAEERWSWPPLFGLLEVQFGAAVGYLQTAVPYWLAKDGMPLAQIGVLSGTAFSPHAWKLLWVPLIDLGPWRRVWYGVSTLLTALLILACALLPEPAKHLGVLTLLLTALQAAATTAHAALNGLMATTSRPEDKGRTGGWQMAGNVGSTCLLGALAIFLASRFSRPVAGTVLATLVLASGAGIFWITERNDPSTVAAGPLFKAAWERVKGIVVDLAKTAFSRDGIIMLVLCLAPVACGALTNLFSAMAGAYQVPEHTVELVNGLGMGLGGALGSLLGGWLSDRMNRKLAYALMGAATALCAFAMAAAPMTPTTYIWGTLAYSFANGAGFAAFAGMVLEMVNEGAAVTTKYSLFVAASNFAISYTTALDGHASEFRGIGTRATIAADGLITFAGISVVVIIFALFLRKKPVATAATA
- a CDS encoding carbohydrate-binding module family 20 domain-containing protein, yielding MTLKTRLLAASVASVFAAAPAVARPLDGASTDVMIQGFHWNSANAGGWWNTVKNNAATLKSAGFTMVWLPPPSDAASIQGYLPRQLNVLNSGYGTEAELTAALAALNAQGVKPIADIVVNHRVGTANWADFTNPTWSGCNAVAKGDEWASACGNNDSGEGYAAARDLDHSQAIVRADLKTWMNSRLKGVGFAGWRFDFVKGFAGSYVKEYVTATTPYFCVGEHWPTNYFDANNPDNWKNQIIGWVDQTTGTCAAFDFATKGLLNDVLTNNNYARLKASDGKPAGTIGWWPSRSVTFVDNHDTGPSETCGNGQNHWPVPCTKVMQGYAYILTHPGIPTVYWPHYFNWGLGNAIKDLMTVRKNAGLTSESPVTILRAEAGLYAATIAGKVAVKIGATAWNPGTGWTLAASGTDYSVWTSGGTTPPPTTANVEFVCNNGTTVMGQNVYVTGSIPELSSWSGTATNKILNPTAYPTWRATYALPANTSIQWKCVKRDGAGNVVWQGGGNNTVNTPAAGGSITTTASF